The Urocitellus parryii isolate mUroPar1 chromosome 6, mUroPar1.hap1, whole genome shotgun sequence genome includes a window with the following:
- the Nxt1 gene encoding NTF2-related export protein 1 — protein sequence MASVDFKTYVDQACRAAEEFVNVYYTTMDNRRRLLSRLYMGTATLVWNGNAVSGQESLSEFFEMLPSSEFQINVVDCQPVHDEATPSQTTVLVVICGTVKFEGNKQRDFNQNFILSAQASPSNTVWKIASDCFRFQDWAS from the coding sequence ATGGCATCCGTGGATTTTAAGACCTATGTGGATCAGGCCTGCAGAGCTGCTGAGGAGTTTGTCAATGTCTACTATACAACCATGGATAACCGTCGCCGTCTCTTGTCCCGCCTATACATGGGCACAGCCACCCTGGTATGGAATGGAAATGCCGTTTCAGGACAAGAGTCCTTGAGTGAGTTTTTTGAAATGTTGCCTTCTAGTGAATTCCAAATCAATGTGGTAGACTGCCAGCCTGTTCATGATGAAGCCACACCAAGCCAAACCACAGTCCTTGTTGTGATCTGTGGAACAGTGAAGTTTGAGGGCAATAAACAACGGGACTTCAATCAGAACTTTATCCTGTCTGCTCAAGCCTCACCCAGCAACACAGTATGGAAAATAGCAAGTGACTGCTTTCGCTTCCAGGACTGGGCTAGCTAG